Genomic segment of Anopheles darlingi chromosome X, idAnoDarlMG_H_01, whole genome shotgun sequence:
ACGAACCTTTTTGTGACGTTTTGCGTGGCGTTGCTACTAGTTTTGGTTAACACTTTCGCCCGGAATGCCTGCCAGCCTGTCCGCTCCCGCACAACGCAGAGCGCAACGCCCCTTCCCACCATAGCGGAAtgtttttactattttttcccccctcttcttctttttactaaccttctttctttcctccttttttctaTATATGCCACTACATATGCGACTGCTGCCTGTTTTATGTGTGCGACTAACCCCCCCGCCGAGAGCGGCGGCGACAAACTAAATCGCAACCTAAACCTGACGGATTCCTTCTCTTTTCATACCCTGCCCACCTTCCAACAGCAGATGACATCGACGATGATTTCGAGAACGATGATCCGGCATCCCGCAGCAGCAATCTCGTTCCACCGGGAGCGGACGAAATCAAAACGAACCAGTGGCTCGGTGTGTCGGTGGAAACGGGCGGCCAAGAGAATAAGGTGCGCTAActcgcttcctctcttttcttcttttgttttgctcaactAATCGCTAATCTGTATTGTATTGACGTTTCGGTAGATCTTCGTGTGCGCCCATCGCTACATCAAGGTGAGCAAACCCCAGCCGTACACGTTCTCCGGCAATGCCTCGTCCGGATCGTCAGCCTCGTCATCGGATTCGCCCGGGCTGTACCTCGGCCAGGGCATCTGCTACGTGCTGAACGAGGATTTCTCGTTCGGGTTCGCTGTTGAGGTGTGCCGCGGTCGCTCGATCGAGCGCGAACACCAGCAGTACGCGTTCTGCCAGTCCGGTACGTCGAgtgcggtgctggtggacggGACCGCCCTCATCGGGACGCCCGGTGCCATGACGTGGAAGGGTACGCTGTTTAACGTCGCGATCGAGGGTGACTTTCTGTCGCGCGACAAGTTCCAGTACTACGCACCGCACGACAACGTCAACTCGCCCGTACCGAACTATAGCTACTTGGGTaagcacacaacacagcagcaacaaaataaaccaaaatcTAACTTTCAATCCAACTCGCCCTAGGTATGGCCGTcaccggtggtcggtttttCGGTAACTACATGACCTATGCCGGCGGTGCACCGCGGGCGAGCCAGGGGAACGGCGAGGTCGTCATCTTCTCCAACTTGCAGCGCAAAAACCCGTTCGATCGTGACCTATCGTTGGTCGGTGAACAGTTTGGATCCGGCTTCGGTAGCACGCTGATCTCGGTCGACGTCAACGGGGATGGGTAAGTGCCAAGTGGCCACCGTGTTCCTGGACGCAGTCAACTTAACGCTCCCTCTATGCTCTGCTTTCGTTGTAGCTTGCTCGATCTGTTGGTCGGTGCACCGAACTACTTTAACCGCACCGACGGTGGCGCGGTGTACGTGTATCTGAACCGTGGCACCACCTTCGATCAGCGCTACAATCAACGGTTAACCGGACGGCTGGAATCGCGCTTCGGTACCGCGATCGCCGCCTGCGGCGATCTCAACCGTGACGGCATGAATGACGTCGCCATCGGTGCACCGTACGAGATgggtggccgcggccgcgtttaCCTGTACTCCGGCACGCCCGACGGCCTATCGGCGGAACCGAGCCAGATCATCGATCCGCAGGATTTCGTGGCCAACCCGTTGACGCCACCGTGGCAAACGTTCGGTAGCTCCCTGGCCGGTAGCTACGATCTCGATGGCAACGCGTACCCGGACCTGATCGTCGGTTCGTACGGTAGCGATCGGGTGGCCGCCCTGCTGTCCCGCCCGATCATCAACATCCGCACGTACGAGGAGCTGTCGGTGGAGAACCAGGGTTCCGAGGCGATCGATCCGGCCAAAACGGGGTGCGCGGCGGACCCGTTGGCCAACGTTACTTGGTACGGCCCTCCAGAACCCATTGTACCGACTTGCCTCCctctaatctctctctctcctctctcagCTTTACCTTCCGGGCGTGCAgcgcgatcgatgatggtaTCGCGGCTGgcagcggcaccaccaacggtgCCCTCACCGATTCCTACCTCGATCTGCGGTTCACGATCGAGGCGGAAACCTTCCTCAAGGAGCGCAAGTTCTCCCGGGTTTCGCTCGGTCTGGCCGGAAATGGGGGCCGGAACGGTGCCAGCTGGCCCACCGTGCGCACCAACGTGCTGAGCGAGCAGTTCCGGCTGACGGCGCACAGCCAGCTCAACAAGACGGTCTGCCACACGGTGACGGCCTACCTGAACGAGGGTACCCGGGACATCCAGAATCCGCTCAAGTTCCGCATCAACTACACgctcgacgatggcggtggcggtgtgcgTGGGATGCGGGGCCGGAACGGGCTACCGTTGCTGCAACCGATCCTTAACCGGACCGCCGCCGAGCGGACGTTCGTCGTGCCGTTCCAGAAGGACTGTGGGCTCGATGGGCTGTGCCGGTCAGCGTTGCAGCTGCAGACGGTCGAGCTCGTCGGGTTGACCGGCAACGGGAGCGATACCTACTACATCGTGCTTGGTCGCGACCGGAAGCTCTCCCTTTCGATCAACGTGCTGAACGGGGCCGATTCCGCCTACGAAACCAATCTGTACGTCCAGCACGACCAATCGTTGACCTATGCCGGCTCGAAGGTAGGTTGGAGAGAGTTCGCTTTGGTCTAAGATCTTTTGGGCGCGATCTTTCAAGCATCATCAGAGGTTTTGCGCCAGACAGAGGTTCTTCTCGTTTTTACCTTCCTTAAAACTGAACAAAGTTCGATTTCACCATTATCATCTTTCTTAGCAGTTCTACACCACACAAAAGTGGCAGcataattttcttttgattcaAAACACCTTTACAGGTCGTTTAGAGTTTCACTCATCACACTTTGATGGTGATCATTTTTTTAGTGTAACTATTATAAACGATGCAACTTTGAATATCTGTGAAGATAACGAGAATAAGCCCGTCCTTAGACTCCATATTGAAAAtgacatcacacacacacagctaaaAGTGGCATCTGTTAAATGACTAAAGGAGAGAGCTCTAACTTCTACTAGAAACCGCCTAAACAAAAGCAATCAATTCTATTTGAAACACACAATTGTGAAACAACCCAATACTAATACTTACTTCGTCTTTTTTCCCCGTCTGCTGACGCAGGGTGTGACGGTGTGTGGTGCCTACAACGCGACGCTAGTGAACTGCAGCATCGGCAATCCGTTGAAGCGGAACGGCTCGAAGCAGCTGTCGCTCAAGTTCGACGCCGAATCGCTCGAAGAGGCTGGGTACGGGCGGGGCTCGGACGGTTTAACGATCTCGCTGCTCGTCTTCGTCAATACCACCTCGATCGACCGGGGCCTGCAGCCCCGCCGGATACAGCTACGGATCGTGCGGATGGCCAAGCTCAGCATCACCGGTGTCGCCCGACCGGAGCAGGTGTTCTACGGTGGGGGCGGTTCGGAGATCGTGGGCGAGAGCGCAATCGAGAAGCTCGAGGAGGTCGGCATGCCAATCGAGCACGTGTACGAGGTAGGTGCCGCCGGCTTCCCTGCTTGCTGATGAAACTTCGACTTTTAATCAAAcgttccccttcttcttcttcgccagaTCTACAACGACGGTCCGTGGCGTGCACCGGTCATCAAGCTGATGATCGACTGGCCGCTCCAGGTGGCGAACAACAAACCGCAGGGCAAGTGGCTCCTCTACCTGGACGCCCTGCCCACCCTCGATATGTCGACGCGGGCGAAAGGCCAGGAGCGCACCTACTGCGAGGTACTGCGCAAACCCGAACTCATCGGTGACCGGTCGCCGATCAATCCGCTCGATCTGCACGGTACCCGCAACCGTACCGGCGGCACCGGATTGCGGCGTGTCCGGCGTGACCGGGCCATGGTACTGCGGCCGTCCGCCACCGACGGTGCGATCCAGATGGATTGCCCCAGCCAGACGGCCAAGTGTGTCCGGATCGTGTGCGACATCTACGCGCTCAGCCCGAAAGCGCACGTCCTGGTGACCGTCACGGCCCGCCTCTGGAACTCGACGCTCGTCGGTGACTATCCCCGGGTCGATGTCGTGCGGATCGGCTCGAACGCACACTTCACGGTCGAGGGACTGGACGATATCGATCTGCTGACCGGGCTGCTCGATACCGGCACCCAGCAGACGCTGATGGTGCGCACCGAGGCGTTCCCGGAGATGGGACCGGCGGCCGAACCCACGACGCCCTGGTGGCTGATCGCGctcgccatcatcggtgggttgctgctgctggcgctcttCACCTACCTGCTCGCCCGGATGGGTTTCTTCCGCCGGAACCGCCACACCGGCAACGATCTGACGCTCAGCGGTAACCTCGAACGGCGCAAACcgtccaccggtggtggtggtggtgcaggaggcggtggtggtggtggtggtggtgccggtagtgACGCGTACGGTAGCGGCGGTAAACGCGATTCGTCGGCCGGTGGCGAACGCAAACCGTTCCTCAGTCGGCGCACCTAACCCAGTCCGAACGGGCGGTGAACGGCCCCAcacagaagaaggaagacggggggacgaaaaaaaaaaccacaccagGTTCAGTGCCATTCTCTCACCAATGCCTTGTTACTTAATAGTGCTTTATTAACACCAGACTGGTGCCTGGTCCAACGCTccaggccgccgccgccgccgctgccacttTACGGGCTCGgctcgcggtgcggtgcggtgcggtgcatgTCGGCGGCGTTGGCTCGAAatcaatcgatatcgattctAGGGTTAAggacttttttatttttataattttcttCCATCCCAGTTCCCA
This window contains:
- the LOC125952154 gene encoding integrin alpha-PS1 isoform X3, whose amino-acid sequence is MMLVLLGVLLVLVSRTAPFNLETHQILEKRGLPGSYFGYSVAGHNQRGTRSNANRTTSWILVGAPLGQNLQPGSNRSGALYRCPVTLATDDCMQVVTDGLRNDIDDDFENDDPASRSSNLVPPGADEIKTNQWLGVSVETGGQENKIFVCAHRYIKVSKPQPYTFSGNASSGSSASSSDSPGLYLGQGICYVLNEDFSFGFAVEVCRGRSIEREHQQYAFCQSGTSSAVLVDGTALIGTPGAMTWKGTLFNVAIEGDFLSRDKFQYYAPHDNVNSPVPNYSYLGMAVTGGRFFGNYMTYAGGAPRASQGNGEVVIFSNLQRKNPFDRDLSLVGEQFGSGFGSTLISVDVNGDGLLDLLVGAPNYFNRTDGGAVYVYLNRGTTFDQRYNQRLTGRLESRFGTAIAACGDLNRDGMNDVAIGAPYEMGGRGRVYLYSGTPDGLSAEPSQIIDPQDFVANPLTPPWQTFGSSLAGSYDLDGNAYPDLIVGSYGSDRVAALLSRPIINIRTYEELSVENQGSEAIDPAKTGCAADPLANVTCFTFRACSAIDDGIAAGSGTTNGALTDSYLDLRFTIEAETFLKERKFSRVSLGLAGNGGRNGASWPTVRTNVLSEQFRLTAHSQLNKTVCHTVTAYLNEGTRDIQNPLKFRINYTLDDGGGGVRGMRGRNGLPLLQPILNRTAAERTFVVPFQKDCGLDGLCRSALQLQTVELVGLTGNGSDTYYIVLGRDRKLSLSINVLNGADSAYETNLYVQHDQSLTYAGSKGVTVCGAYNATLVNCSIGNPLKRNGSKQLSLKFDAESLEEAGYGRGSDGLTISLLVFVNTTSIDRGLQPRRIQLRIVRMAKLSITGVARPEQVFYGGGGSEIVGESAIEKLEEVGMPIEHVYEIYNDGPWRAPVIKLMIDWPLQVANNKPQGKWLLYLDALPTLDMSTRAKGQERTYCEVLRKPELIGDRSPINPLDLHGTRNRTGGTGLRRVRRDRAMVLRPSATDGAIQMDCPSQTAKCVRIVCDIYALSPKAHVLVTVTARLWNSTLVGDYPRVDVVRIGSNAHFTVEGLDDIDLLTGLLDTGTQQTLMVRTEAFPEMGPAAEPTTPWWLIALAIIGGLLLLALFTYLLARMGFFRRNRHTGNDLTLSGNLERRKPSTGGGGGAGGGGGGGGGAGSDAYGSGGKRDSSAGGERKPFLSRRT
- the LOC125952154 gene encoding integrin alpha-PS1 isoform X2; the protein is MMLVLLGVLLVLVSRTAPFNLETHQILEKRGLPGSYFGYSVAGHNQRGTRSNANRTTSWILVGAPLGQNLQPGSNRSGALYRCPVTLATDDCMQVVTDGLRTDDIDDDFENDDPASRSSNLVPPGADEIKTNQWLGVSVETGGQENKIFVCAHRYIKVSKPQPYTFSGNASSGSSASSSDSPGLYLGQGICYVLNEDFSFGFAVEVCRGRSIEREHQQYAFCQSGTSSAVLVDGTALIGTPGAMTWKGTLFNVAIEGDFLSRDKFQYYAPHDNVNSPVPNYSYLGMAVTGGRFFGNYMTYAGGAPRASQGNGEVVIFSNLQRKNPFDRDLSLVGEQFGSGFGSTLISVDVNGDGLLDLLVGAPNYFNRTDGGAVYVYLNRGTTFDQRYNQRLTGRLESRFGTAIAACGDLNRDGMNDVAIGAPYEMGGRGRVYLYSGTPDGLSAEPSQIIDPQDFVANPLTPPWQTFGSSLAGSYDLDGNAYPDLIVGSYGSDRVAALLSRPIINIRTYEELSVENQGSEAIDPAKTGCAADPLANVTCFTFRACSAIDDGIAAGSGTTNGALTDSYLDLRFTIEAETFLKERKFSRVSLGLAGNGGRNGASWPTVRTNVLSEQFRLTAHSQLNKTVCHTVTAYLNEGTRDIQNPLKFRINYTLDDGGGGVRGMRGRNGLPLLQPILNRTAAERTFVVPFQKDCGLDGLCRSALQLQTVELVGLTGNGSDTYYIVLGRDRKLSLSINVLNGADSAYETNLYVQHDQSLTYAGSKGVTVCGAYNATLVNCSIGNPLKRNGSKQLSLKFDAESLEEAGYGRGSDGLTISLLVFVNTTSIDRGLQPRRIQLRIVRMAKLSITGVARPEQVFYGGGGSEIVGESAIEKLEEVGMPIEHVYEIYNDGPWRAPVIKLMIDWPLQVANNKPQGKWLLYLDALPTLDMSTRAKGQERTYCEVLRKPELIGDRSPINPLDLHGTRNRTGGTGLRRVRRDRAMVLRPSATDGAIQMDCPSQTAKCVRIVCDIYALSPKAHVLVTVTARLWNSTLVGDYPRVDVVRIGSNAHFTVEGLDDIDLLTGLLDTGTQQTLMVRTEAFPEMGPAAEPTTPWWLIALAIIGGLLLLALFTYLLARMGFFRRNRHTGNDLTLSGNLERRKPSTGGGGGAGGGGGGGGGAGSDAYGSGGKRDSSAGGERKPFLSRRT
- the LOC125952154 gene encoding integrin alpha-PS1 isoform X1, yielding MMLVLLGVLLVLVSRTAPFNLETHQILEKRGLPGSYFGYSVAGHNQRGTRSNANRTTSWILVGAPLGQNLQPGSNRSGALYRCPVTLATDDCMQVVTDGLRTATGSYEQRQSAIRSRSKNDIDDDFENDDPASRSSNLVPPGADEIKTNQWLGVSVETGGQENKIFVCAHRYIKVSKPQPYTFSGNASSGSSASSSDSPGLYLGQGICYVLNEDFSFGFAVEVCRGRSIEREHQQYAFCQSGTSSAVLVDGTALIGTPGAMTWKGTLFNVAIEGDFLSRDKFQYYAPHDNVNSPVPNYSYLGMAVTGGRFFGNYMTYAGGAPRASQGNGEVVIFSNLQRKNPFDRDLSLVGEQFGSGFGSTLISVDVNGDGLLDLLVGAPNYFNRTDGGAVYVYLNRGTTFDQRYNQRLTGRLESRFGTAIAACGDLNRDGMNDVAIGAPYEMGGRGRVYLYSGTPDGLSAEPSQIIDPQDFVANPLTPPWQTFGSSLAGSYDLDGNAYPDLIVGSYGSDRVAALLSRPIINIRTYEELSVENQGSEAIDPAKTGCAADPLANVTCFTFRACSAIDDGIAAGSGTTNGALTDSYLDLRFTIEAETFLKERKFSRVSLGLAGNGGRNGASWPTVRTNVLSEQFRLTAHSQLNKTVCHTVTAYLNEGTRDIQNPLKFRINYTLDDGGGGVRGMRGRNGLPLLQPILNRTAAERTFVVPFQKDCGLDGLCRSALQLQTVELVGLTGNGSDTYYIVLGRDRKLSLSINVLNGADSAYETNLYVQHDQSLTYAGSKGVTVCGAYNATLVNCSIGNPLKRNGSKQLSLKFDAESLEEAGYGRGSDGLTISLLVFVNTTSIDRGLQPRRIQLRIVRMAKLSITGVARPEQVFYGGGGSEIVGESAIEKLEEVGMPIEHVYEIYNDGPWRAPVIKLMIDWPLQVANNKPQGKWLLYLDALPTLDMSTRAKGQERTYCEVLRKPELIGDRSPINPLDLHGTRNRTGGTGLRRVRRDRAMVLRPSATDGAIQMDCPSQTAKCVRIVCDIYALSPKAHVLVTVTARLWNSTLVGDYPRVDVVRIGSNAHFTVEGLDDIDLLTGLLDTGTQQTLMVRTEAFPEMGPAAEPTTPWWLIALAIIGGLLLLALFTYLLARMGFFRRNRHTGNDLTLSGNLERRKPSTGGGGGAGGGGGGGGGAGSDAYGSGGKRDSSAGGERKPFLSRRT